The following are encoded together in the Mycolicibacterium arabiense genome:
- a CDS encoding TetR/AcrR family transcriptional regulator, translating to MPRVTEDHLAARRREILDGARKCFAQYGYDKATVRRLEQTIGLSRGAIFHHFKDKDTLFFELAHEDAERMADVAAREGLVQVMRDMLAAPEQFDWLATRLEIARKLRTDPVFNKGWAERSAELSAATTERLRRQKQAGRLREDVPSEVLQTYLDLVLDGLVARLASGDDTERLGAVLDLVEASVRQR from the coding sequence TTGCCCCGGGTGACCGAGGACCATCTCGCGGCGCGCCGTCGCGAGATCCTCGACGGTGCAAGGAAGTGCTTCGCTCAGTACGGGTACGACAAGGCGACCGTGCGGCGGCTCGAACAGACGATCGGGCTGTCGCGCGGCGCCATCTTCCACCACTTCAAGGACAAGGACACCTTGTTCTTCGAGTTGGCCCACGAAGACGCCGAGCGCATGGCGGACGTCGCCGCCCGCGAGGGACTGGTTCAGGTGATGCGGGACATGTTGGCCGCGCCGGAGCAGTTCGACTGGCTGGCCACGCGGCTGGAAATCGCCAGGAAGTTACGCACGGATCCGGTGTTCAACAAGGGCTGGGCTGAACGCTCGGCGGAGCTGTCGGCAGCGACCACCGAACGGTTGCGTCGGCAGAAACAGGCGGGCCGGTTGCGTGAGGACGTGCCGAGCGAGGTGTTGCAGACCTACCTCGATCTGGTCCTCGACGGCCTCGTCGCCCGACTCGCGTCGGGCGACGACACCGAACGCCTAGGCGCAGTACTCGATCTGGTGGAGGCGTCGGTTCGCCAACGGTGA
- a CDS encoding helix-turn-helix domain-containing protein, whose protein sequence is MRDTKSRDQLLDELRSAYEKGASIRSLVASTGRSYGSIHAMLRESGTTMRSRGGPNHRTRS, encoded by the coding sequence ATGAGAGACACCAAGTCGCGCGACCAACTGCTCGACGAACTGCGAAGCGCTTACGAAAAAGGCGCGAGCATCCGATCGCTAGTGGCGAGCACGGGACGGTCCTACGGGTCCATCCACGCCATGCTGCGCGAATCCGGCACCACCATGCGTAGCCGAGGCGGACCGAACCACCGCACCCGAAGCTAG